The following proteins are co-located in the Shouchella hunanensis genome:
- a CDS encoding glycine betaine ABC transporter substrate-binding protein produces the protein MNWKHIGTTTSLALVVTLAACGSDDNGDGNTGSVEDEADMLSQEEIAENLTAITGIEPGAGIMTATEDAIEHYNLDLELDVSSSAVMTQQLANHIENHDPIVVTGWSPHWKFESFDLKYLDDPDNIYGDAENIHTIARLGLEEDMPEAHQILTNFFWTPEDMETVMLEIEEGASPEEAARNWVDDNQDTVSEWTNGVEEVDGQSITLSLVNWDSEIASTNVIATVLTDMGFEPNLMDMEAPYMWQSLATGDSDASVAAWLPLTHGHFIEDYEGDLEDLGANLEGTKIGLVVPEYMDIDSITDLPTNE, from the coding sequence ATGAATTGGAAGCATATAGGAACGACAACAAGTCTTGCACTAGTTGTAACATTAGCTGCATGTGGTAGTGACGACAATGGTGATGGTAATACAGGTTCAGTTGAAGATGAAGCAGATATGTTGTCTCAAGAAGAGATTGCAGAGAACTTAACAGCTATTACGGGGATTGAACCTGGAGCAGGTATCATGACTGCAACAGAAGATGCGATTGAGCATTACAATTTAGATTTAGAGTTAGATGTTTCAAGTAGTGCGGTTATGACACAGCAACTTGCGAATCATATTGAAAATCATGATCCAATTGTTGTGACAGGTTGGTCACCACACTGGAAGTTCGAATCATTTGATTTAAAATACTTAGACGATCCAGATAATATTTATGGCGACGCAGAGAATATTCATACGATTGCACGTCTTGGTTTAGAAGAGGACATGCCAGAAGCGCATCAAATTTTAACGAATTTCTTCTGGACACCAGAAGATATGGAAACCGTCATGCTAGAAATTGAAGAAGGCGCAAGTCCTGAAGAAGCTGCGCGTAACTGGGTGGATGATAACCAAGATACAGTTAGCGAATGGACTAATGGTGTCGAGGAAGTAGATGGCCAATCTATTACGTTATCCCTTGTGAACTGGGATTCAGAAATTGCCTCTACTAATGTGATCGCGACAGTTCTTACTGATATGGGCTTTGAACCGAATTTAATGGACATGGAAGCACCATATATGTGGCAATCTCTTGCAACTGGTGATTCAGACGCGAGTGTAGCGGCTTGGTTACCATTAACACACGGACATTTCATTGAAGATTATGAAGGTGACTTAGAAGATCTAGGTGCAAATCTTGAAGGTACTAAAATCGGTCTTGTTGTGCCTGAATACATGGATATTGACTCTATTACAGATTTACCAACAAATGAATAA